In a single window of the Chitinophagaceae bacterium genome:
- a CDS encoding TonB-dependent receptor codes for MKKNTLPVLLLLYIGCLNVSAQNDTIFLKDVYIHSLKPTNYATGFRVTYSDSLDIQKMNFSSLSEVLQQEGIFFNNYGNGMLSSISLRGTSSQHTSLLWNGFPVEYPSLGQYDFALISPILTENISIHYGGSSAFVGSGAIGGSIQIEEDMPHKYGISFLGKGGSFDTYLLGLKGAFAFKKFSFHTAFFYQSSANKYSYRNNTKPNNPIETQQNGSFTNGGIKMSIQYALSEKKNIQVDTWASHFFRNIINPYTIPLPLNTQEDGSVRTNISYNALTKKKRTYKIQGAYFYDLLLFNTTYNTTHQFLGKLQSEYALYSQLDIQYGIFMRHLLLKIPYYTADKQETRLEGFLGATWIPFPKWKISAYYRMTIINSSFIPFTPSLGQTLKVLAKEKTSIFLKNQINRSYRYPSANERYWVPGGNPDIRPEIGWNIDIGALGIFKTPKTNAEIEITYFHHWIHDWILWSPHQTNNYWIPQNIRKVYSSGIHFSFSLVKKLSFFILKQNIHYFFTQALINDTSEGYFQKYLPYYPIHNGTYSLSFLLKNVEIQNYISYTGKRFTSLDNKNTLSAYIIWNASIGYTWNHFFTIFSVNNILNTDYEILEYRPLPKINFSITLRYEIPFHNFSHTKW; via the coding sequence ATGAAAAAAAATACTCTCCCTGTGCTTCTTCTACTATATATAGGTTGCTTGAATGTATCTGCCCAAAACGATACTATTTTTCTCAAAGATGTATATATACATTCTCTCAAACCAACAAATTATGCAACAGGATTTCGGGTTACCTATTCCGATTCTTTGGATATACAAAAAATGAACTTCTCTTCCCTCTCTGAAGTTCTGCAGCAAGAAGGTATATTTTTTAACAACTATGGCAATGGCATGCTCTCCTCTATTAGCTTGAGAGGTACCAGCTCTCAGCATACTTCTTTATTGTGGAATGGCTTCCCCGTAGAATACCCCTCTTTAGGGCAGTATGATTTTGCTCTCATTTCCCCTATTCTGACGGAGAATATATCTATACATTATGGAGGAAGTAGTGCTTTCGTTGGATCGGGAGCTATAGGAGGAAGTATTCAAATAGAAGAAGATATGCCTCACAAATACGGTATCTCTTTTTTAGGAAAGGGAGGGAGTTTTGATACCTATTTACTGGGGCTGAAAGGAGCTTTTGCTTTCAAAAAATTCTCTTTTCATACCGCATTTTTTTATCAAAGTTCTGCAAATAAGTATTCTTATAGAAATAATACCAAGCCCAATAATCCCATAGAAACCCAACAAAACGGCAGTTTTACTAATGGAGGAATAAAAATGAGCATACAATACGCTCTTTCTGAAAAAAAAAATATACAAGTAGATACATGGGCTTCTCATTTTTTTAGAAATATTATAAATCCGTATACAATCCCTCTTCCCTTAAATACTCAAGAAGACGGTTCTGTGAGAACCAATATTTCTTATAATGCCCTTACTAAAAAAAAAAGAACCTATAAAATACAAGGAGCATATTTTTACGACCTCTTACTGTTCAATACTACATACAATACTACCCATCAATTTTTAGGAAAATTACAAAGCGAATACGCTCTGTATTCACAGTTAGATATACAGTATGGAATTTTTATGAGGCATCTTCTTTTGAAAATTCCCTATTATACAGCCGATAAGCAAGAAACAAGATTAGAGGGTTTTTTAGGAGCTACATGGATCCCCTTCCCGAAGTGGAAAATAAGTGCTTATTATAGAATGACGATTATAAATAGCTCTTTTATACCTTTTACCCCCTCCTTAGGGCAAACTTTGAAAGTTCTTGCCAAAGAAAAAACAAGTATCTTTCTCAAAAACCAAATCAATAGAAGTTATAGATATCCCTCTGCAAATGAAAGGTACTGGGTTCCAGGAGGAAACCCCGATATACGTCCTGAAATAGGATGGAATATAGATATAGGAGCATTAGGAATATTCAAAACCCCAAAAACCAATGCAGAAATAGAAATTACCTATTTTCATCACTGGATACATGATTGGATTCTCTGGTCACCTCACCAAACAAATAATTATTGGATACCACAAAATATTCGCAAAGTATATTCTTCAGGTATACACTTTTCTTTTTCTTTAGTAAAAAAACTTTCTTTCTTTATTCTCAAACAAAATATACATTATTTTTTCACCCAAGCCCTTATAAATGATACATCAGAAGGGTATTTTCAAAAATACTTACCCTACTATCCCATCCATAATGGAACCTATTCTCTTTCTTTCCTCCTAAAAAATGTAGAAATACAAAATTATATCTCTTATACCGGAAAACGCTTTACCAGCTTAGACAATAAAAACACCCTATCTGCTTATATAATTTGGAATGCTTCTATTGGATATACATGGAATCATTTTTTTACTATTTTTTCTGTGAACAATATACTCAATACAGATTATGAAATTTTAGAATACAGACCTCTTCCAAAAATCAATTTCTCCATTACTCTTCGTTATGAAATCCCTTTTCATAACTTTTCACATACAAAATGGTAA
- a CDS encoding 2-C-methyl-D-erythritol 4-phosphate cytidylyltransferase — translation MNTQYAIIVAGGIGTRMNNSVPKQFFLIRGKPILMRTLEVFHNTDGTIQIILVLPKTYFPLWEELVQKHSFQVPHRLVEGGNTRFQSVKNGLEPIPNESITAVHDGVRPFVSPAVILHSFEQAKLHGNAIPCIEMKESIRKIEHHSSISLNRKEYKIIQTPQVFQTHLLKKAYSQKENDTLTDDSSVFETLNFPINLIDGNTENIKITHPIDSTIAQAIYNHLSPQNTNMQNNTTLDDFQKIIDKCKNIFINKNKDYGTSWRILRLPSLTDQIYIKAMRIRSIQEKKNKKVDEDITFDFMGIVNYSLMALFLIYREENTDADFSFENGPTLYDICIQEIITLLANKNHDYDEAWKEMRISSMTDIILMKLLRIKQIEDNDGMTLVSENVKSIYQDMINYAVFCLIRLSK, via the coding sequence ATGAATACTCAATACGCAATTATAGTAGCGGGAGGAATAGGAACGAGGATGAATAACTCTGTGCCGAAACAATTTTTTCTCATAAGGGGGAAACCCATCCTTATGAGAACTTTAGAAGTATTTCATAATACAGACGGTACTATCCAAATTATTTTAGTCCTGCCCAAAACATATTTTCCCCTTTGGGAAGAATTAGTGCAAAAACACTCTTTTCAAGTACCTCATCGCTTGGTAGAGGGAGGAAACACGAGATTCCAATCTGTCAAAAATGGATTGGAACCCATACCCAACGAAAGCATAACCGCAGTTCACGATGGTGTCCGACCCTTTGTTTCTCCCGCAGTTATACTCCATTCTTTTGAACAAGCCAAACTCCACGGAAATGCTATCCCCTGTATAGAAATGAAAGAATCTATCCGAAAAATAGAACATCATTCCTCCATATCTCTCAACCGAAAGGAATATAAAATCATCCAAACCCCACAAGTATTTCAAACCCATCTTCTCAAAAAAGCATATTCCCAAAAAGAAAACGATACCTTGACTGATGACTCTTCTGTCTTTGAAACCCTGAACTTCCCTATAAACCTCATTGATGGAAATACAGAAAATATAAAAATTACACACCCAATTGATAGCACCATAGCGCAAGCAATATATAATCACCTCTCTCCCCAAAATACCAATATGCAAAACAATACCACCTTAGATGATTTTCAAAAAATAATAGACAAGTGTAAAAATATCTTTATCAATAAAAACAAGGACTACGGCACTTCGTGGAGAATACTACGTCTGCCTTCTCTTACCGACCAAATCTATATAAAAGCAATGCGAATCCGAAGCATCCAAGAAAAAAAAAACAAGAAAGTAGATGAAGATATTACCTTTGACTTCATGGGAATAGTAAATTATTCCCTCATGGCTCTTTTTTTGATATATAGAGAAGAGAATACAGATGCAGATTTTTCTTTTGAGAACGGACCTACACTCTACGATATTTGCATACAAGAAATTATTACTCTGCTAGCAAATAAAAACCACGACTACGATGAAGCATGGAAAGAAATGAGAATAAGCTCCATGACCGATATTATCCTTATGAAACTATTACGGATAAAGCAAATAGAAGATAATGATGGTATGACTCTCGTTTCAGAAAATGTCAAATCCATCTACCAAGATATGATTAATTATGCCGTCTTTTGCCTCATAAGGCTATCAAAATAA
- a CDS encoding ferredoxin--NADP reductase translates to MNLFTKNKSTNTLKIKEIHSLTKDTIAIIFEDIHKLTYKPGQYITFLLEKRGKKYKRAYSLSSSPFLKEFPSVAIKKIPNGVMTEFIHKTLRAGDTLQIIPPLGNFTVTCSPKNKRHLLFFAGGSGITPLFSMVKSIIHQEPQSKILLVYANRDFESIIFRKELEHIQNTNPQRLQIIHILEQPFENYETYKGFITHDIIKSLVQEVSDTVPLAKEYYTCGPAPMMDIIIESLQTLGIPKNTIHKEVFVSFPDDESNDNIAPTNSKSSKVTILLQGQEFFIDVPHNKTILEVGLSHNIDMPYSCQSGICTACRGKLITGKVQMKEIDSLSDEERQNNYILCCVSQPRTQDITIAIE, encoded by the coding sequence ATGAATCTTTTTACAAAAAACAAAAGCACCAATACTCTCAAAATAAAAGAAATACATTCTCTTACAAAAGACACAATTGCCATTATCTTTGAAGATATTCATAAACTGACCTATAAACCAGGCCAGTATATAACCTTTTTATTAGAAAAAAGGGGAAAAAAATACAAAAGAGCATATTCTCTCTCCTCTTCTCCATTCTTAAAAGAATTCCCATCTGTAGCCATTAAAAAAATCCCCAACGGTGTTATGACTGAGTTCATTCACAAGACACTTCGGGCGGGGGATACCTTACAAATTATCCCACCCTTAGGGAATTTTACCGTAACCTGTTCTCCAAAAAATAAAAGACATCTTCTCTTTTTTGCAGGAGGAAGCGGTATCACCCCCCTATTTTCGATGGTGAAATCCATCATCCATCAAGAACCACAAAGCAAGATATTACTCGTATATGCAAATAGGGACTTTGAATCTATTATTTTTAGAAAAGAATTAGAGCATATCCAAAATACAAATCCCCAAAGATTGCAAATAATACATATACTAGAACAACCATTTGAAAACTATGAAACATACAAAGGATTTATCACACATGACATCATAAAATCTCTAGTACAGGAAGTATCAGATACCGTTCCATTAGCAAAAGAATACTATACATGCGGACCCGCCCCGATGATGGATATAATAATAGAAAGCTTACAAACATTAGGAATACCAAAAAATACCATTCATAAAGAAGTATTTGTATCCTTTCCCGATGATGAATCCAATGATAATATTGCTCCCACAAATTCAAAATCCAGTAAAGTCACTATTTTATTACAAGGGCAGGAGTTTTTTATAGATGTCCCTCATAATAAAACCATTTTAGAAGTAGGACTATCCCATAACATAGATATGCCATACTCCTGTCAAAGTGGTATCTGCACCGCATGTAGAGGAAAACTTATAACAGGAAAAGTGCAAATGAAAGAAATAGATAGCTTATCCGATGAAGAAAGACAAAATAACTACATACTCTGCTGTGTCTCTCAGCCTAGAACACAAGATATTACTATTGCAATAGAATAA
- a CDS encoding FG-GAP-like repeat-containing protein, protein MKIKPLVLFTSLFLLLLVCSSTEAQFVTVPNAFMPIDSTSKIPVYNTFADIDNDGYLDFLSLYREGGSPTLEIYKNNTGTSFTKYPISFSIDATVNGSSIFAIGDADNDGDIDIALGTSLFTNNDSLDATGTPTFRRTIITNNSESLYSLVDFNNDGLLDIFSSVARGSIENSLYRNDGTGFSLLQQRVFGLVGSATEGPLFADFDNDGDKDGFYYGNQSNSVASTYAGSRYYENNGGVFNEIWYNDSIYILSAEIMDGDKDGYIDIAALGHNRGSGDILFYLPNRERTTGIFQRVSSVLSALEGSDTRLSAGDYNNDATTDILINNRVDIFTHTGTGFFSRLSTYTSSEHGVNIFGDVDNDGDLDIVSRTSTRIILSRNEGTVPNTLPSAPLNIHYSGSGGISTFSWQSATDRETPQKGLSYTLYFGSKEHKNILRASHSFTEGPHKGRRKIAERGDIQGNSYWMRHFPVSGSGIYYWGVQAVDEAWAGGPFAEDSVLFVIPTILRQTHNGFVLKWQQIPNMPGIEYRIDISREKDFSSFAPGYKQRVLSLNTDSLVITELNPDTYYCRIVSHLNKRTFISPSVSVSLPLYTEISSSAFTFTPQLNAVSDFADYNNDGYLDLFVASTAGINLYTNNGGTAFTRSSQTFNNSVYNNASLSIGDIDGNTFVDIIAGSFTSSATNPTTLYKNTNGTFSHTNSGINGVTGTASSINDYDNDGDMDVFIAGGISGASSTLFKNSNNTGFTSCNPQCHSISFADAHVDFDFDNDGDIDIVTNNASGNNGSQQEVYVFNNTGMARFRGQDNTAEQVEKLYRGKFIAADYNNDGRRDLLYAGGYLGYDTYRAVSFLERNDGIVPLTRVTSPIPRLTYPTLNFADYDGDGDFDIFISGYTRYFSSLGSVVCSLYKNSNGEFIPAEEVISNYPVSDGGSSFADYDNDGDLDFFIIGGTMLNGSDVFTTPIAKLYRNESLDKNSRPGVPRNLQSSVSAGNRVTLVWESSRDEETAEKTLNYNLYVGTTRGRDNIRSSHAFIGGANDGIRKIVGQGTIQGNIYWLSGLANGKYYWSVQAIDAGFSGSPWGAQDSFVISSTIRTADTITFSALPQKTLGDAPFTISTTSKSSLPIQYISTNTQIATVNENTIHIHAAGTTSIIALSTGNNTYYAAIPVSRDLRVSKNPQQLRFFRQIERKTVVDPYFVLNHASASSNLKVLYSSSMPSIVDIYEDTIGVIYKTGTVVITAYNKGNANYTSAKDTFVLEVTKKDQSIRFVNIPADRTYGDRAFILVATSHSALPISFSSSSSAIIRILQNTATINGAGTTNITAYNLGDDFYFEASVSQIITIQKGTQTITFLQLSDKTYGNAPFLLTASSSSSLPISYSSSNTIIVLSRNTVNIVWAGPTSITAYQTGNENYLPAESKTISLRIFPTSSISINKQSQHIVFLEIPHKSIGDAPFILTATSQSYLEILFSTSSNVVSLSKNTVTIVSTGAVEITAYNTGDEFYDAESIRRQFIIIDPNKKTQSITFPDVPTLSINSTYTLLATASSSLPVSYMANSNLLTITGNTITTMRVGTVTVTAFQNGNAEYNPANSQEKIITITEFGDPLTLIKTYNSSIKLYPNPAKDYITIKSNVKIEAYKIYDKSGKILLLSKRIIPPLEWKIDIKHLSKGEYIVIMYGEGGRILKTEKIIKER, encoded by the coding sequence ATGAAAATCAAACCATTAGTACTCTTTACTTCTTTATTTTTATTATTGCTGGTATGCTCATCCACAGAAGCACAATTTGTAACCGTACCAAATGCTTTTATGCCAATAGATTCCACATCTAAAATACCTGTTTATAATACATTTGCAGATATAGATAATGATGGTTACTTGGATTTTTTGTCTCTGTACCGTGAAGGAGGATCTCCCACATTAGAAATATATAAAAATAATACAGGAACATCTTTTACCAAATACCCAATCTCTTTTAGCATTGATGCTACTGTTAATGGGAGTAGTATATTTGCAATCGGCGATGCAGATAATGATGGTGATATAGATATAGCATTGGGAACATCTTTATTCACAAACAATGATTCACTCGATGCTACAGGCACACCTACCTTTCGTCGCACTATTATTACTAATAATAGTGAATCACTATACAGCTTGGTGGATTTCAACAATGATGGACTTTTGGATATCTTTTCTTCTGTTGCGCGAGGAAGTATTGAAAATTCTCTCTACCGTAACGATGGTACGGGATTTTCTCTCTTGCAACAAAGAGTTTTTGGTCTTGTAGGATCTGCTACCGAAGGTCCGTTATTTGCCGACTTTGATAATGATGGAGATAAGGATGGGTTCTATTATGGAAATCAGTCTAATTCTGTAGCGAGTACTTATGCTGGGTCAAGATACTATGAGAATAATGGAGGGGTTTTTAATGAAATATGGTATAATGATTCCATATATATACTATCAGCGGAGATCATGGATGGAGATAAGGATGGGTATATAGATATAGCTGCTCTGGGACATAATAGAGGATCTGGTGACATACTCTTTTATTTACCAAATAGGGAGAGAACCACAGGGATTTTTCAAAGAGTATCTTCTGTTTTATCTGCTTTGGAAGGATCCGACACTCGACTCTCTGCAGGAGATTATAACAATGATGCCACAACAGACATACTTATAAACAATCGTGTGGATATATTTACCCATACAGGAACCGGTTTTTTTAGTAGGTTGAGTACTTATACTTCTTCCGAGCATGGTGTTAATATTTTTGGAGATGTGGATAATGATGGGGATTTGGATATTGTTTCCCGCACTAGCACAAGGATTATTCTCTCTAGAAATGAAGGAACAGTTCCGAATACTCTTCCTTCCGCTCCACTCAACATTCACTATTCGGGGAGTGGAGGAATCAGCACCTTTTCTTGGCAGAGTGCTACTGATAGAGAAACACCACAAAAAGGTCTGAGCTATACTCTCTATTTTGGTAGCAAAGAACACAAAAATATACTGCGAGCATCTCATTCTTTTACTGAGGGACCCCATAAAGGAAGAAGAAAAATAGCAGAGAGAGGGGATATACAAGGAAATAGCTACTGGATGAGACATTTTCCTGTCAGCGGGTCAGGAATTTATTATTGGGGAGTACAAGCAGTAGATGAGGCATGGGCAGGGGGACCATTTGCTGAAGATAGCGTTCTCTTTGTTATTCCTACTATACTCCGCCAAACTCACAATGGATTTGTACTGAAATGGCAACAAATACCCAACATGCCGGGAATAGAATACAGAATAGATATATCTCGAGAGAAAGATTTTAGTTCCTTTGCCCCCGGATACAAACAGAGGGTTCTTTCTCTCAATACAGATTCTCTGGTCATAACGGAACTCAATCCCGATACATACTATTGCCGAATAGTTTCCCACCTCAACAAAAGGACTTTCATCTCCCCATCTGTCTCTGTCTCGCTCCCTCTCTATACAGAAATAAGCTCTTCTGCTTTTACCTTTACCCCACAATTAAATGCTGTAAGCGACTTTGCTGATTATAATAATGATGGATACTTAGACCTCTTCGTAGCATCTACCGCCGGAATAAATCTCTATACAAACAATGGGGGAACTGCTTTTACGAGAAGCAGTCAAACATTTAATAACTCTGTATATAATAATGCTTCTCTCAGCATAGGAGACATTGATGGCAATACATTTGTAGATATAATCGCAGGAAGCTTTACTTCCTCCGCAACAAACCCAACTACTCTCTATAAGAACACGAATGGTACGTTTTCTCATACCAACAGTGGTATAAATGGAGTCACAGGAACAGCCAGCAGTATAAACGACTACGATAATGACGGTGATATGGATGTATTTATTGCAGGAGGAATAAGCGGTGCTTCCTCTACTCTTTTTAAAAATAGCAACAACACAGGTTTTACCTCATGTAATCCTCAATGTCATAGTATCTCATTTGCAGATGCCCATGTAGATTTTGACTTTGATAACGATGGGGATATAGATATCGTTACCAATAATGCGAGTGGTAATAATGGTAGCCAACAAGAAGTGTACGTATTTAATAATACAGGTATGGCACGCTTCAGGGGACAAGATAATACTGCCGAGCAGGTTGAAAAACTATATAGAGGAAAATTTATTGCAGCAGATTATAATAATGATGGCAGGAGAGACCTCCTGTATGCGGGAGGATATCTTGGATATGATACTTATAGAGCTGTTTCTTTCTTAGAGAGAAATGATGGTATCGTTCCGCTTACAAGAGTCACAAGCCCCATACCAAGATTAACATATCCTACTCTGAACTTTGCAGATTATGATGGCGATGGGGACTTTGATATATTTATATCAGGATATACTCGATATTTTTCTTCTTTGGGTTCCGTTGTTTGTTCTCTGTATAAAAATAGCAATGGAGAATTTATCCCTGCAGAAGAAGTAATAAGCAATTATCCTGTATCGGACGGCGGAAGTAGTTTTGCAGATTATGATAACGATGGGGACTTAGATTTTTTTATAATAGGAGGAACAATGCTTAATGGTTCTGACGTTTTTACTACTCCTATAGCGAAGCTGTATAGGAATGAAAGTTTGGATAAGAATAGCAGACCGGGAGTTCCTCGTAATTTACAGAGTTCTGTCTCTGCAGGTAATAGGGTTACATTGGTATGGGAAAGTTCTCGAGATGAAGAAACCGCTGAGAAGACATTAAATTACAATCTGTATGTAGGCACTACAAGAGGAAGGGACAATATTCGTTCTTCTCATGCTTTTATAGGAGGAGCGAATGATGGAATTCGTAAAATAGTGGGTCAAGGTACCATTCAGGGAAATATATATTGGTTGAGTGGCTTGGCAAATGGTAAATATTATTGGAGTGTTCAGGCAATAGATGCGGGATTTTCGGGAAGCCCTTGGGGAGCTCAGGATAGTTTTGTTATCTCATCTACCATAAGAACAGCCGATACGATTACATTTTCTGCCCTTCCCCAGAAGACATTAGGAGATGCACCATTTACCATCAGTACTACCAGCAAATCATCACTTCCCATACAATATATAAGTACTAATACTCAAATAGCCACAGTAAATGAAAATACTATCCACATACACGCAGCGGGAACTACTTCTATCATAGCTCTTTCCACAGGTAATAATACGTATTATGCCGCAATACCTGTTTCTCGAGATCTCCGTGTGAGTAAAAATCCTCAACAACTGAGATTCTTTCGTCAGATAGAAAGAAAAACTGTTGTGGATCCCTACTTTGTTCTGAATCATGCCTCTGCAAGTAGCAATCTCAAAGTACTCTATAGCAGCTCTATGCCATCTATTGTGGATATTTATGAAGATACCATAGGGGTTATCTATAAAACAGGTACTGTTGTTATTACAGCCTATAATAAGGGTAATGCAAATTATACTTCTGCGAAAGATACTTTTGTTTTAGAAGTAACCAAAAAGGACCAGAGCATACGTTTTGTAAATATTCCCGCAGATAGAACATATGGGGACCGTGCTTTTATACTGGTAGCAACATCCCATAGCGCTTTACCCATCTCTTTCAGCAGCTCTTCTTCTGCTATTATAAGAATTCTTCAGAATACAGCCACCATTAACGGAGCAGGCACCACCAATATCACAGCATATAACCTTGGGGATGATTTCTACTTTGAGGCTTCTGTTTCTCAAATAATAACCATACAGAAGGGTACCCAAACCATCACTTTTCTACAACTTTCTGATAAGACGTATGGAAATGCTCCTTTTCTATTAACCGCATCAAGCAGTAGTTCCTTACCCATAAGCTATTCTTCTTCGAATACTATAATAGTTCTCTCCCGTAATACAGTCAATATTGTTTGGGCTGGTCCAACCAGTATTACTGCTTACCAGACAGGAAATGAAAACTATCTACCCGCCGAATCGAAAACAATATCTTTAAGAATATTTCCTACCTCATCTATAAGTATAAATAAACAAAGCCAGCATATAGTATTTTTAGAAATCCCTCACAAAAGCATTGGAGATGCTCCATTTATTCTCACCGCTACTTCCCAAAGTTATCTTGAAATACTGTTTTCTACCTCCAGTAATGTTGTATCCTTGTCCAAAAATACAGTAACCATAGTATCAACCGGAGCAGTAGAAATAACTGCCTACAATACAGGAGATGAATTTTATGATGCCGAAAGCATCCGAAGACAATTTATTATTATAGACCCAAATAAAAAAACTCAAAGTATAACCTTTCCCGATGTGCCTACTCTTTCTATCAATAGCACTTATACTCTGCTTGCAACAGCAAGTAGCAGTTTGCCTGTGAGTTATATGGCAAATAGTAACTTGTTAACTATAACAGGTAATACTATTACTACCATGAGAGTCGGAACAGTCACCGTTACCGCTTTTCAAAATGGAAATGCAGAATATAATCCTGCCAATAGCCAAGAAAAAATAATAACTATTACAGAATTCGGAGATCCATTGACCCTTATAAAAACCTATAATTCCTCCATAAAACTCTACCCTAACCCTGCCAAGGACTACATCACTATAAAAAGTAACGTGAAAATAGAAGCATACAAAATATACGATAAATCTGGAAAAATACTCCTGCTTTCAAAACGGATAATACCACCTTTAGAATGGAAAATAGATATCAAGCATCTTTCAAAAGGAGAGTACATAGTAATAATGTATGGAGAAGGAGGAAGAATATTGAAAACAGAAAAAATAATAAAAGAAAGGTAA